A window from Triticum aestivum cultivar Chinese Spring chromosome 6D, IWGSC CS RefSeq v2.1, whole genome shotgun sequence encodes these proteins:
- the LOC123143650 gene encoding signal recognition particle receptor subunit alpha yields MLEELLIFTRGGLILWSLAGAAAALKGSPIDALVRSFLLEGRSASAGFTHGPHALRWTYDNALGLVFVAVYRRVLHLLYVDDLLAAVSADFARIYDPRRVSYDEFGERFRQLHLEAEARASRPSSVSAKPGPAASSPGAPQPHGGGGGGGEGEKTADESGKDDSDGEPSRQEKHSPAADGSVNGLEENSHAGHGGLVVKREEEGGPNNGAFNLENIKKILFPHNDKGGDKPKRPVHKHKKPRPGRDKKPVPKDKKPSEQKLDYSNPADHGGGAGEQTAVNQGKSMMDKDEAVRSTAKDGWFSSMFRSIAGSNAEVKESDLQPALKSLKDRLMTKNVAEEIAEKLCESVAASLLGKKLGSFTRISSSVQTAMEEALVRILTPRRSIDVLRDIHAAKDRGAPYVIVFVGVNGVGKSTNLAKVAYWLLQHDVSVTLAACDTFRSGAVEQLRTHARRLQIPIFEKGYERDPAVVAKGAIQEATRNKSDVVLVDTAGRMQDNEPLMRALSKLINLNNPDLVLFVGEALVGNDAVDQLTKFSQKLTDLSTAPTARSIDGILLTKFDTIDDKVGAALSMVYVSGAPVMFVGCGQSYTDLKKLNVKSIVNTLLE; encoded by the coding sequence ATGTTGGAGGAGCTGCTCATCTTCACGCGCGGCGGCCTCATCCTGTGGTCgctggccggcgccgccgccgcgttGAAGGGCTCCCCGATCGACGCCCTCGTGCGGTCCTTCCTCCTCGAGGGCCGCTCCGCCTCCGCCGGCTTCACCCACGGCCCGCACGCGCTCCGATGGACCTACGACAACGCGCTCGGGCTCGTCTTCGTCGCCGTCTACAGGCGGGTGCTCCACCTCCTGTACgtcgacgacctcctggccgccgTCAGCGCCGACTTCGCGCGGATCTACGACCCGCGCCGCGTGTCCTACGACGAGTTCGGGGAGAGGTTCCGGCAGCTCCATCTCGAGGCCGAGGCGCGCGCGTCCCGCCCATCCTCCGTCTCCGCGAAGCCTGGTCCAGCAGCTTCATCCCCTGGCGCTCCCCAGCCccatggtggcggtggcggtggtggtgaggGTGAGAAGACGGCAGATGAGTCTGGGAAGGATGACTCCGATGGTGAACCTTCCCGGCAGGAGAAGCACAGCCCAGCAGCAGATGGTAGCGTCAATGGTTTGGAAGAGAATTCTCATGCCGGCCATGGTGGTCTTGTTGTgaaaagggaggaggaaggaggtccCAACAACGGGGCTTTTAATTTGGAAAACATAAAAAAGATCCTTTTTCCGCACAATGATAAAGGCGGAGACAAGCCGAAGAGACCTGTGCACAAGCATAAGAAACCGAGACCAGGGAGAGACAAGAAACCTGTGCCCAAGGATAAGAAACCATCCGAGCAGAAGTTGGATTACTCCAACCCAGCGGATCATGGCGGAGGGGCTGGGGAGCAGACGGCTGTCAACCAGGGGAAGAGCATGATGGACAAGGATGAAGCTGTGAGGAGCACAGCAAAGGATGGGTGGTTCTCCTCAATGTTCAGGAGCATTGCAGGTAGCAATGCGGAAGTGAAGGAGTCTGATCTGCAACCTGCACTGAAATCTCTGAAAGACCGGCTCATGACCAAGAATGTAGCCGAGGAAATTGCAGAGAAGCTCTGTGAATCGGTCGCTGCTAGCCTCCTAGGCAAGAAGCTTGGGTCGTTCACACGGATATCCTCTTCTGTTCAGACAGCTATGGAAGAGGCTCTGGTCCGCATTTTGACCCCAAGGCGATCTATTGACGTACTGAGAGATATTCATGCTGCCAAGGACCGTGGCGCACCATATGTCATCGTCTTTGTTGGGGTTAATGGGGTAGGAAAATCCACTAACCTCGCAAAGGTTGCTTATTGGCTTCTTCAGCATGATGTTAGTGTCACGCTGGCAGCATGTGACACCTTTAGATCTGGCGCTGTTGAGCAGCTGCGTACTCACGCTCGCAGGCTTCAGATTCCAATATTTGAGAAAGGATACGAAAGGGATCCAGCTGTAGTGGCGAAGGGTGCGATTCAGGAAGCCACCCGGAACAAATCAGACGTTGTTCTTGTCGACACCGCAGGGCGTATGCAAGACAATGAGCCACTCATGAGGGCACTCTCCAAGCTCATCAATCTCAATAACCCAGATCTGGTTTTGTTTGTGGGAGAAGCTCTGGTGGGAAATGATGCTGTTGATCAGCTCACGAAGTTTAGCCAGAAACTGACAGACCTTTCCACTGCTCCCACTGCTAGATCGATAGATGGCATCCTGCTTACCAAGTTTGACACCATTGATGACAAGGTTGGAGCAGCGCTTTCCATGGTGTATGTATCTGGAGCTCCTGTCATGttcgttggctgtggtcagtctTACACTGACCTCAAGAAGCTCAACGTAAAATCCATTGTCAATACCCTCCTGGAGTGA